The following coding sequences are from one Betaproteobacteria bacterium window:
- a CDS encoding thioredoxin family protein codes for MLKLFRLFFLGLALVAGQAFAAGVAYDQARFDTLQKEGKPVLVFIHADWCPICKAQDKVLDELLPTPEMKALTVLRVDYDKQKNALRAHKATMQSTLVLYRGGKEIGRLTGETRKDQVAAFLKQAL; via the coding sequence ATGCTCAAACTGTTCAGACTCTTCTTTCTCGGCCTTGCCCTCGTGGCCGGGCAGGCTTTCGCCGCCGGTGTCGCCTACGACCAGGCCCGCTTCGACACCCTCCAGAAGGAAGGCAAGCCCGTCCTGGTCTTCATCCACGCGGATTGGTGCCCCATCTGCAAGGCCCAGGACAAAGTGCTCGATGAACTGCTGCCCACCCCGGAGATGAAGGCGCTGACCGTACTGCGGGTCGATTACGACAAGCAGAAGAACGCCCTGCGCGCCCACAAGGCCACCATGCAGAGCACCCTCGTCCTCTACCGCGGCGGCAAGGAAATCGGTCGCCTCACCGGCGAGACCCGCAAGGATCAGGTGGCGGCCTTCCTCAAGCAGGCGCTCTAG
- a CDS encoding response regulator, which yields MPGSSALAEIHVVLVEPSTMQAHLVSRMLANQGVGSTEVCQTGAEALLALQKVDRGWVVISSLYLPDQAGTDLVAAMRADPYLEAVPFILISSETRPQVLDPVRQAGACSILGKPFNEEQLARALYAAADYLNPPADLDAAELERLRVLLVDDSMASRRHLRRLLEELGIERITEAVNGKEAVDCLQTTMVDLVITDYNMPEMDGRELTEYIRTQSWQNAVPVLMVTSEQNMGRLAAVEKAGVSAICDKPFEATSIRRLIGDAVLN from the coding sequence ATGCCGGGTTCTTCAGCCCTTGCCGAAATTCACGTCGTTCTGGTCGAGCCTTCGACCATGCAGGCCCATCTGGTGAGTCGCATGCTCGCCAACCAGGGGGTCGGCAGCACGGAAGTCTGCCAGACGGGCGCCGAGGCGCTGCTGGCCCTGCAGAAGGTCGATCGGGGGTGGGTGGTCATCAGCAGCCTCTACCTGCCCGATCAGGCGGGGACCGATCTGGTGGCCGCCATGCGCGCCGATCCCTATCTGGAGGCGGTGCCCTTCATCCTCATTTCCAGCGAGACGCGGCCCCAGGTGCTCGATCCCGTGCGTCAGGCGGGGGCGTGCAGCATCCTCGGCAAACCCTTCAACGAAGAACAGCTTGCCCGGGCCCTCTACGCCGCTGCCGATTATCTCAATCCCCCGGCGGACCTGGATGCCGCCGAACTGGAGCGCCTGCGGGTGCTCCTGGTGGACGACAGCATGGCTTCGCGCCGTCACCTGCGCCGTCTCCTGGAAGAGCTGGGCATCGAACGCATCACCGAAGCCGTCAATGGCAAGGAAGCGGTGGATTGCCTCCAGACCACCATGGTCGATCTGGTCATCACCGACTACAACATGCCGGAAATGGACGGCCGCGAACTCACCGAGTACATCCGCACCCAGAGCTGGCAGAACGCGGTGCCGGTGCTCATGGTGACCAGCGAGCAGAACATGGGCCGCCTGGCGGCAGTGGAAAAAGCCGGCGTTTCGGCCATCTGTGACAAGCCCTTCGAGGCGACCTCCATCCGCAGGCTGATCGGGGATGCCGTGCTGAATTGA
- a CDS encoding pirin family protein, which translates to MIRRRPSSERGHADHGWLLARHSFSFADYHDPGEMGWGCLRVLNEDRIQPGRGFGMHGHRDMEVVTYLLAGSLEHRDSLGNGGVIGPGEVQRMSAGRGILHSEFNPSLRDETHLLQIWIEPARRGTPASYEQKALSPAARRGRLMPVATPDGAEGSLSIGQDAHIHAALLAPGERLATPLDPGRLAYVHVVSGALSLNGVALEGGDGAKVAEEGLLEFAAAESSEILLFDLPPARV; encoded by the coding sequence ATGATCCGCCGCCGCCCTTCTTCCGAGCGCGGTCACGCCGACCACGGCTGGCTGTTGGCCCGACACAGTTTTTCCTTCGCCGATTACCACGACCCGGGCGAAATGGGCTGGGGTTGCCTGCGCGTCCTGAACGAGGATCGCATCCAGCCCGGCCGCGGCTTCGGCATGCATGGACACCGGGACATGGAGGTGGTCACCTATCTCCTGGCCGGAAGCCTCGAACACCGGGACAGCCTGGGCAACGGCGGCGTCATCGGGCCGGGGGAGGTGCAGCGCATGAGTGCCGGCCGCGGCATCCTGCACAGCGAATTCAACCCCTCCTTGCGGGATGAGACCCATCTCCTGCAAATCTGGATCGAGCCGGCGCGGCGCGGGACGCCGGCGAGCTACGAACAGAAGGCGCTTTCTCCGGCCGCCCGGCGAGGTCGCCTCATGCCGGTGGCCACGCCGGACGGTGCCGAGGGGAGTCTCTCCATCGGCCAGGATGCCCACATCCACGCCGCCCTCCTGGCGCCCGGCGAGCGCCTGGCGACGCCGCTGGACCCGGGGCGCCTGGCCTACGTGCATGTGGTTTCCGGCGCCCTGAGCCTGAACGGTGTCGCCCTGGAGGGTGGCGACGGGGCCAAGGTAGCGGAAGAGGGGCTTCTGGAATTTGCGGCGGCGGAAAGCAGCGAGATTCTCCTCTTCGACCTGCCGCCGGCGCGGGTTTAG
- a CDS encoding ParA family protein has product MKLFLVANPKGGSGKSTLATSLAGYFAARGQRVMLGDIDRQQSSREWLALRPAAVPAISTWEIGPDAIARPPKGVTHAVLDTPAGLRGKTLEKVLKLSSRVIVPVQPSFFDMQASRRFLTELLAEKAVRKGRADVAVVGMRVDARTRAAGDLERFFATLEVPVLTCLRDTQLYVQAAAAGLTLFDLPPSRSERDLEQWQAILEWVEA; this is encoded by the coding sequence GTGAAGCTCTTCCTGGTGGCCAATCCCAAGGGAGGCTCGGGCAAGAGCACCCTGGCCACCAGCTTGGCCGGCTACTTCGCCGCACGCGGTCAGCGCGTCATGCTGGGCGACATCGACCGCCAGCAGTCTTCCCGCGAGTGGCTTGCCCTGCGCCCGGCGGCGGTGCCCGCCATCAGTACCTGGGAAATCGGCCCCGACGCCATCGCGCGGCCCCCCAAGGGGGTCACCCACGCCGTCCTCGACACCCCGGCGGGCCTGCGGGGCAAGACCCTGGAGAAAGTGCTCAAGCTGTCGTCGCGGGTCATCGTGCCGGTGCAGCCCTCCTTCTTCGACATGCAGGCCAGCCGCCGCTTTCTCACCGAGCTCCTGGCCGAAAAGGCGGTGCGCAAGGGGCGGGCCGACGTTGCGGTGGTGGGCATGCGGGTCGACGCCCGCACCCGGGCTGCGGGGGATCTGGAGCGCTTCTTCGCCACCCTGGAAGTCCCGGTGCTGACCTGCCTGAGAGATACCCAGCTCTACGTCCAGGCCGCCGCTGCCGGCCTCACCCTCTTCGACCTTCCCCCCTCGCGCAGCGAGCGCGACCTGGAGCAGTGGCAAGCGATCCTGGAGTGGGTCGAGGCCTGA
- a CDS encoding TAXI family TRAP transporter solute-binding subunit, which translates to MMARIKAGILSLRDLFATAWWIILIVGIGFVVAYQFVQPAPPSRIVISTGGEAGAYYQFAKRYAAILARDGITLEVLTSAGSLQNLERLKAGEADVAFVQGGVVTPPEDGQEDSSLLSLGSMFYEPVWVFYRGAAALTRLTDLQGKRIAIGQEGSGVRQLAQQLLEANEIRPGEHLVPLSGLKAAEELQQGRIDAAFIIAAENAPVVQVLLRSPGVRVMSFSQSSAYQRRFPFLTRLTFPKGVADLVRDFPPEDIRVLAPTSNLAVRDDLHPALQSLLLQAASEVHGKAGFFQDAGEFPAYKDPMLPLSPEAARYYKSGPPFLQRYLPFWLAVLADRLIVMLVPIIALLIPLLKVAPAIYSWRIRSKIFRCYGELKFLEDDLKEHFDADRLPEYRTRLDALDEEASRLRVPLAFTDLVYTLRGHVNLVRKTLDKLGPAR; encoded by the coding sequence ATGATGGCCCGCATCAAGGCAGGTATCCTCTCCCTGCGTGATCTCTTCGCCACCGCCTGGTGGATCATCCTCATCGTCGGTATCGGATTCGTCGTCGCCTATCAGTTCGTCCAGCCGGCGCCGCCCAGCCGCATCGTCATCAGCACCGGGGGCGAAGCGGGGGCCTACTACCAGTTTGCCAAACGCTACGCCGCCATCCTGGCCCGGGACGGCATCACCCTGGAGGTGCTGACTTCGGCCGGTTCGCTGCAGAATCTGGAGCGCCTGAAGGCCGGTGAGGCCGACGTGGCCTTCGTGCAGGGCGGCGTGGTGACGCCGCCGGAGGATGGGCAGGAGGATTCGAGCCTCCTGTCCCTGGGCAGCATGTTTTACGAACCGGTGTGGGTCTTCTACCGGGGGGCGGCGGCCCTCACCCGCCTGACGGACCTTCAGGGCAAGCGCATCGCCATCGGCCAGGAAGGCTCCGGCGTGCGTCAACTGGCGCAGCAACTCCTGGAAGCCAACGAGATCAGGCCCGGCGAGCATCTGGTGCCCCTGTCCGGCCTCAAGGCGGCGGAAGAGCTTCAGCAGGGACGCATCGACGCCGCCTTCATCATCGCCGCCGAGAATGCCCCCGTCGTCCAGGTGCTCCTGCGTTCTCCCGGGGTGCGGGTGATGAGCTTCTCCCAATCCAGCGCCTACCAGCGCCGCTTTCCCTTCCTCACCCGCCTGACCTTCCCCAAGGGCGTCGCCGACCTGGTGCGGGATTTTCCGCCGGAAGACATCCGTGTCCTGGCGCCGACCTCCAATCTCGCCGTGCGTGACGACCTTCACCCTGCCCTTCAGAGCCTGCTCCTCCAGGCGGCCAGCGAGGTGCATGGCAAGGCCGGCTTCTTCCAGGACGCAGGCGAATTCCCCGCCTACAAGGACCCCATGTTGCCGCTCTCGCCCGAGGCGGCCCGCTATTACAAATCCGGCCCGCCCTTCCTGCAGCGCTACCTGCCTTTCTGGCTCGCCGTGCTGGCCGATCGGCTCATCGTCATGCTGGTGCCCATCATCGCCCTGCTCATTCCCCTGCTCAAAGTGGCGCCGGCGATCTACTCCTGGCGCATCCGTTCCAAGATTTTCCGCTGCTACGGCGAACTGAAATTCCTGGAGGACGACCTGAAGGAGCATTTCGACGCCGACCGACTGCCGGAATACCGTACGCGCCTCGACGCCCTGGACGAGGAGGCCAGCCGGCTGCGGGTGCCGCTGGCCTTCACCGACCTGGTCTATACCCTGCGGGGGCATGTGAACCTGGTGCGCAAGACCCTGGACAAGCTGGGGCCGGCGCGGTGA
- a CDS encoding quinone oxidoreductase, which produces MPHAIRIHAAGGPENLVWEAVDVVPPAPGEARVRHVAVGLNFIDVYHRTGLYPLPLPSGIGLEGAGVVEAVGEGVSEVAVGDRVAYAGGPVGAYAQVRNLPAHRLLVLPSGIAFETAAAMMLQGLTAAYLLRRTYAVRAGDAVLIHAAAGGVGLIACQWAKALGATVIGTVGSAAKAALASAHGCDHVINYSEENFTARVREITGGEGVAVVYDGVGKDTFTGSLDCLRPLGTMVSYGNASGPVPPLDLLLLSQKGSLFVTRPTLMHYTARRADLEALGSELFAQVAAGLRIEVQQTYALADAAQAHRDLEARRTTGSSILVP; this is translated from the coding sequence ATGCCCCACGCCATTCGCATCCATGCCGCCGGCGGTCCCGAGAATCTCGTCTGGGAGGCCGTCGACGTGGTGCCACCGGCGCCCGGGGAAGCCCGGGTGCGTCACGTGGCCGTGGGCCTCAACTTCATCGACGTCTACCATCGTACCGGCCTCTACCCCCTGCCCCTGCCCAGCGGTATCGGCCTGGAAGGCGCCGGAGTGGTCGAGGCGGTGGGCGAGGGCGTCAGCGAAGTGGCGGTCGGCGACCGGGTGGCCTACGCCGGGGGGCCGGTGGGGGCCTACGCCCAGGTGCGCAACCTCCCGGCCCATCGCCTGCTGGTCCTGCCCTCCGGCATCGCCTTCGAGACGGCGGCGGCGATGATGCTGCAGGGCCTGACCGCGGCCTATCTGCTGCGCCGCACCTACGCCGTGCGGGCCGGCGACGCCGTCCTCATCCACGCCGCTGCGGGGGGCGTTGGCCTCATCGCCTGCCAGTGGGCCAAGGCCCTCGGCGCGACCGTCATCGGCACCGTGGGCTCCGCGGCCAAGGCCGCCCTGGCGAGCGCCCACGGCTGCGACCACGTCATCAACTACAGCGAGGAGAATTTCACCGCCCGGGTGCGCGAAATCACGGGGGGCGAGGGCGTCGCCGTCGTCTATGACGGGGTGGGCAAGGACACCTTCACGGGTTCTCTCGACTGTCTGCGCCCCCTGGGGACGATGGTGAGCTACGGCAACGCCTCGGGCCCCGTGCCGCCCCTCGACCTCCTGCTCCTGTCGCAAAAGGGCTCGCTCTTCGTGACCCGGCCGACCCTCATGCACTACACCGCCCGGCGCGCGGACCTGGAGGCCCTGGGCAGCGAGCTCTTTGCCCAGGTGGCGGCCGGTCTGCGCATCGAAGTCCAGCAGACCTATGCCCTGGCTGACGCAGCCCAGGCCCATCGTGATCTGGAAGCCCGCCGCACCACGGGTTCCAGCATTCTCGTTCCATGA